One window of Methanobacterium alkalithermotolerans genomic DNA carries:
- a CDS encoding DUF6790 family protein, with translation MDFLFLWPGLTLMVIILMLIRNRNNLNTHKVFEILLIPSLVLLVGFGSIWAFIGHFFLSAQIAASIGWPAGSPFQLEVAFANLAFGILGILCWKFRDNFWTATIIGVTTFYWGATYVHIMDIINTGNFAPGNAGIALYIDIIIPLILIILLIGYKKTLPQKK, from the coding sequence ATGGATTTTTTATTTCTCTGGCCGGGATTGACCCTTATGGTCATAATTTTAATGCTAATTAGAAACCGGAATAACTTAAACACTCATAAGGTATTTGAAATTTTATTAATCCCCTCACTGGTGTTGCTGGTGGGTTTTGGATCTATATGGGCCTTCATAGGGCATTTTTTCTTATCTGCCCAGATAGCTGCCTCTATTGGATGGCCAGCTGGAAGTCCCTTCCAGCTAGAAGTGGCATTTGCCAATTTAGCATTTGGTATACTGGGCATATTATGCTGGAAATTCAGGGATAACTTCTGGACCGCCACCATCATAGGAGTAACCACCTTTTACTGGGGGGCCACCTACGTACATATCATGGATATTATCAATACCGGTAACTTTGCTCCGGGAAACGCAGGAATTGCACTTTACATTGATATAATCATACCCTTAATTCTAATAATTCTTTTAATAGGCTATAAAAAAACCCTACCTCAAAAAAAATAA